A genomic window from Bubalus bubalis isolate 160015118507 breed Murrah chromosome 11, NDDB_SH_1, whole genome shotgun sequence includes:
- the LOC112587880 gene encoding ribonuclease 7-like, with the protein MAPARAGFCPLLLLLLLGLWVAEDAVSARPGNMTPAQWFETQHVQPSPQGCNATMHKINNFSKHCKDLNTFLHESFSSVTTSCQMPNVACKKGHNNCHQSQMPVSLIECKLTSERYPDCKYNEEERNASYIVACEPPKKKYSKKFKLVPFHLDKVLNISIFPWPWVLL; encoded by the coding sequence ATGGCACCAGCCAGAGCAGGATtctgccctctgctgctgctcctgctgctggggCTGTGGGTGGCTGAGGACGCAGTCAGTGCCAGGCCCGGGAACATGACCCCAGCTCAGTGGTTTGAAACTCAGCACGTGCAGCCCAGTCCTCAAGGCTGCAATGCCACGATGCACAAAATCAACAATTTCTCCAAACACTGCAAAGACCTCAACACCTTCCTGCATGAGTCCTTCTCCAGTGTGACCACCAGTTGTCAGATGCCCAACGTAGCCTGCAAGAAAGGCCATAATAACTGCCACCAGAGCCAGATGCCTGTATCCCTGATCGAGTGTAAGCTCACCTCAGAGAGATACCCAGACTGCAAGTACAATGAGGAGGAAAGGAATGCTTCTTATATTGTGGCCTGTGAGCCCCCTAAGAAAAAGTACTCTAAGAAATTCAAGCTGGTTCCTTTCCATCTGGACAAGGTCCTTAATATTTCTATCTTTCCTTGGCCTTGGGTCCTGCTGTAA
- the LOC102389011 gene encoding angiogenin-1-like, which produces MVMVLSPLFLVFMLGLGLTPLTLAEDDRRYRHFLTQHYDRSPKGRDNKYCEMMMEKRHLTKPCKSINTFVHGNKNDIKDICKDKNGKPYRGNLRISKSPFQVTICKHKGGSTRPPCHYKATKDYRVIVIGCEKGWPVHFDESFVPPRK; this is translated from the coding sequence ATGGTGATGGTCCTGAGCCCCCTGTTTTTGGTCTTCATGCTGGGACTGGGTCTGACACCACTGACCCTGGCTGAGGATGACCGCAGATACCGACACTTCCTGACCCAGCACTATGATCGTAGTCCAAAGGGCCGGGATAACAAATACTGTGAAATGATGATGGAGAAACGACACCTGACCAAACCCTGCAAAAGCATCAACACCTTTGTTCATGGCAACAAGAATGACATCAAGGACATCTGTAAAGATAAGAATGGAAAACCTTACCGAGGCAATCTCAGAATAAGCAAGTCTCCCTTCCAGGTCACCATTTGCAAGCATAAAGGAGGGTCCACCCGGCCTCCATGCCATTACAAAGCCACCAAAGACTACAGAGTCATCGTTATCGGCTGTGAAAAGGGCTGGCCCGTCCACTTTGATGAGTCCTTTGTCCCTCCACGCAAGTAG